From Etheostoma cragini isolate CJK2018 chromosome 10, CSU_Ecrag_1.0, whole genome shotgun sequence, the proteins below share one genomic window:
- the grhpra gene encoding glyoxylate reductase/hydroxypyruvate reductase isoform X2 produces MQTVGKLMKVFVTRRIPPEGMKILTTAGVCEVSLWDSDEPVPRADLLKGVQGAHGILCLLSDKIDAEVLDAAGPNLKVISTLSVGFDHLALDEIKTRGIRVGYTPDVLTDATAELTVALLLAAARRLPEGVEEVKNGGWSSWKPLWLCGYGLSGSTVGVVGLGRIGIAIARRLMPFGVKRLLYSGRTAKANAAEVNGEFVSLDTLVSESDFLVVSCSLTPETQGLCDKAFFSKMKNTAVFVNSSRGAVVNQEDLYEALTSGQIAAAGLDVTTPEPLPTNHPLLTLKNCVVLPHIGSATYSTRGVMGALSAQNLLGGLQGTDMPSELTF; encoded by the exons ATGCAAACTGTTGGTAAACTCATGAAGGTGTTCGTGACGAGGCGCATCCCGCCAGAGGGGATGAAGATCCTGACAACAGCGGGAGT GTGTGAGGTGTCTTTGTGGGACTCGGATGAGCCTGTGCCTAGGGCAGACCTTCTCAAAGGTGTGCAGGGAGCTCATGGTATTCTGTGTCTGCTCTCAGACAAGATCGATGCTGAGGTTCTGGATGCTGCAg GGCCAAACCTAAAAGTAATCAGCACCCTGTCAGTGGGATTTGACCACTTGGCTCTCGACGAAATCAAAACACG tggTATACGTGTAGGATACACTCCAGATGTCCTGACTGACGCCACAGCAGAACTGACCGTAGCTCTGCTGCTGGCCGCCGCTCGCAGATTACCAGAGGGAGTGGAGGAGGTCAAAAA TGGAGGCTGGAGCTCGTGGAAGCCTCTCTGGCTGTGTGGTTACGGTCTTTCTGGCAGCACAGTAGGAGTCGTTGGACTGGGACGCATCG gcATTGCCATAGCTCGGCGACTCATGCCCTTTGGAGTGAAGAGGCTGCTATACTCTGGGAGAACAGCCAAGGCCAATGCTGCCGAAGTGAATGGAGAGTTTG TTTCCCTGGACACGCTTGTGTCTGAGAGCGACTTCCTAGTTGTTTCCTGCTCCCTGACGCCAGAAACCCAGGGGCTGTGTGACAAGGCCTTCTTCAGTAAGatgaaaaacacagcagtcttCGTCAACTCAAGCAG gGGAGCTGTGGTGAACCAGGAGGATCTGTACGAGGCGTTGACCAGCGGACAGATAGCTGCAGCTGGACTAGATGTCACAACACCTGAGCCACTCCCAACAAACCACCCTCTTCTGACACTTAAAAACTGTG TGGTGTTGCCCCACATCGGCAGTGCCACCTACTCCACAAGAGGCGTCATGGGAGCTTTATCAGCTCAAAACCTGCTGGGAGGTTTACAGGGCACAGACATGCCCAGTGAACTCACCTTCTAG
- the grhpra gene encoding glyoxylate reductase/hydroxypyruvate reductase isoform X1: MQTVGKLMKVFVTRRIPPEGMKILTTAGVRCEVSLWDSDEPVPRADLLKGVQGAHGILCLLSDKIDAEVLDAAGPNLKVISTLSVGFDHLALDEIKTRGIRVGYTPDVLTDATAELTVALLLAAARRLPEGVEEVKNGGWSSWKPLWLCGYGLSGSTVGVVGLGRIGIAIARRLMPFGVKRLLYSGRTAKANAAEVNGEFVSLDTLVSESDFLVVSCSLTPETQGLCDKAFFSKMKNTAVFVNSSRGAVVNQEDLYEALTSGQIAAAGLDVTTPEPLPTNHPLLTLKNCVVLPHIGSATYSTRGVMGALSAQNLLGGLQGTDMPSELTF, translated from the exons ATGCAAACTGTTGGTAAACTCATGAAGGTGTTCGTGACGAGGCGCATCCCGCCAGAGGGGATGAAGATCCTGACAACAGCGGGAGT CAGGTGTGAGGTGTCTTTGTGGGACTCGGATGAGCCTGTGCCTAGGGCAGACCTTCTCAAAGGTGTGCAGGGAGCTCATGGTATTCTGTGTCTGCTCTCAGACAAGATCGATGCTGAGGTTCTGGATGCTGCAg GGCCAAACCTAAAAGTAATCAGCACCCTGTCAGTGGGATTTGACCACTTGGCTCTCGACGAAATCAAAACACG tggTATACGTGTAGGATACACTCCAGATGTCCTGACTGACGCCACAGCAGAACTGACCGTAGCTCTGCTGCTGGCCGCCGCTCGCAGATTACCAGAGGGAGTGGAGGAGGTCAAAAA TGGAGGCTGGAGCTCGTGGAAGCCTCTCTGGCTGTGTGGTTACGGTCTTTCTGGCAGCACAGTAGGAGTCGTTGGACTGGGACGCATCG gcATTGCCATAGCTCGGCGACTCATGCCCTTTGGAGTGAAGAGGCTGCTATACTCTGGGAGAACAGCCAAGGCCAATGCTGCCGAAGTGAATGGAGAGTTTG TTTCCCTGGACACGCTTGTGTCTGAGAGCGACTTCCTAGTTGTTTCCTGCTCCCTGACGCCAGAAACCCAGGGGCTGTGTGACAAGGCCTTCTTCAGTAAGatgaaaaacacagcagtcttCGTCAACTCAAGCAG gGGAGCTGTGGTGAACCAGGAGGATCTGTACGAGGCGTTGACCAGCGGACAGATAGCTGCAGCTGGACTAGATGTCACAACACCTGAGCCACTCCCAACAAACCACCCTCTTCTGACACTTAAAAACTGTG TGGTGTTGCCCCACATCGGCAGTGCCACCTACTCCACAAGAGGCGTCATGGGAGCTTTATCAGCTCAAAACCTGCTGGGAGGTTTACAGGGCACAGACATGCCCAGTGAACTCACCTTCTAG
- the LOC117951851 gene encoding zinc finger and BTB domain-containing protein 5-like, which yields MDFPGHFQTIFRQLNHQRLHAQLCDCVVVVGGQSFQAHRSILAACSSHFRALLSSNDSGDEVGGPGADIGGGGGPSVIELDPEVVTPEAFSTLLDMIYTSTLSPGASNVMDVLLAASHLHLNTVVKACKLHLSRKNFPASPPKGWRSVQQQQQGQSSGADRSVMEEDIDEEDVVVEVSQSGGVDEQGVTRREVSGELSAAQFLRHKRKSQEDRLSGRKKPCGLTEGHYKECSSTVAKSTVSTEEGGEELLSPDCLKTSDGLWESPGEDEVEKKYEATKGESEEIQLPSQSDSSAGGVGAWEKGGDADEDTVVKVKVGEEGEEEGEEPTMAMIEVKKESLSSYSPDLPNNCLSPPQDCTDNLDALNEEKMATACPTEGDVSSLQSQLYTDLHTDAQRERQAGDLGEESADCEGLDSLSELAFSCFLNPSSESVMGALEEEDSLASLTAAATAAATAASDAPAAAGDTVQLYQNSGEASSAHASDSSLVFPVTSVPLQQLLPTQGPGFSDTLILQPTQNSLAGFLSGIRPGLGPETPLIQPSRAGKSLGATTFRRIAPKVPPGSDQSSSSSAGDAAERPSLTRASEDVMSKCKKAAAEDHVLLVEGEKKYACKICCKTFMNLTDCKKHIRVHTGEKPYPCPKCGKRFSQSSHLYKHSKNTCLHWKDDQLFPDTLL from the coding sequence ATGGACTTTCCAGGTCATTTCCAGACTATTTTCAGGCAGCTCAACCACCAGCGCCTCCATGCTcagctgtgtgactgtgtggtgGTGGTTGGAGGCCAGAGCTTCCAGGCTCACCGTTCCATCCTGGCAGCATGCAGCTCCCACTTCAGGGCGCTGCTGAGCTCCAATGACAGCGGTGATGAGGTTGGAGGACCGGGAGCGGACATAGGTGGAGGTGGGGGCCCCAGTGTGATTGAGCTAGATCCAGAGGTGGTGACCCCAGAGGCCTTCTCCACCTTGCTGGACATGATTTACACCTCCACCCTCTCTCCAGGGGCCTCCAATGTAATGGATGTGCTATTGGCGGCATCACACCTGCACCTTAACACTGTTGTCAAGGCCTGCAAGCTCCACCTGTCCAGGAAAAACTTTCCTGCCTCGCCCCCGAAAGGCTGGAGGTcagtgcaacagcagcaacagggTCAATCGTCCGGGGCGGACAGGTCTGTCATGGAGGAAGACATCGATGAGGAAGACGTGGTAGTGGAGGTTAGTCAGTCTGGTGGGGTTGATGAGCAGGGGGTGACGAGGAGGGAAGTCAGTGGAGAGCTGAGTGCTGCACAATTTTTGAGGCACAAGAGGAAGTCACAGGAGGACAGGCTCAGTGGGAGAAAGAAGCCCTGCGGGCTAACTGAGGGACACTATAAGGAGTGTTCCTCTACTGTAGCCAAAAGCACCGTCAGTACCGAGGAGGGTGGAGAGGAGCTCCTGTCCCCAGACTGCCTGAAGACATCCGACGGACTCTGGGAGAGCCCAGGCGAGGACGAGGTGGAAAAGAAATACGAAGCAACCAAGGGAGAGTCAGAAGAGATCCAGCTGCCGAGCCAATCGGACAGCAGCGCAGGTGGTGTAGGTGCGTGGGAGAAGGGCGGAGATGCAGATGAAGACACTGTGGTCAAAGTAAAGGTGGGAGaagaaggggaggaagagggagaggagccAACAATGGCGATGATTGAGGTGAAAAAGGAAAGTCTGAGCTCATACTCCCCAGATTTACCAAACAATTGTCTATCTCCGCCACAAGACTGCACAGACAATTTGGATGCACTAAATGAGGAGAAAATGGCCACAGCCTGCCCAACTGAGGGTGATGTTAGCTCTTTGCAATCTCAGCTGTACACAGATCTACACACTgatgcacagagagagagacaggctggAGATTTGGGTGAGGAGTCAGCAGACTGCGAAGGCCTCGACAGCCTATCAGAACTTGCCTTTTCCTGCTTCCTCAATCCCAGTAGTGAGAGTGTAATGGGAGctttggaggaagaagacagCCTAGCTAGCCTCACTGCTGCGGCTACTGCTGCTGCCACCGCTGCCAGTGATGctcctgcagctgctggagATACTGTCCAACTGTATCAAAACTCAGGAGAAGCCTCTTCTGCTCACGCCTCTGATTCCTCACTAGTTTTTCCAGTGACATCTGTCCCCTTGCAGCAGCTTCTCCCAACTCAGGGCCCTGGTTTCAGTGACACACTCATCCTCCAGCCTACTCAGAACTCTTTAGCAGGGTTCCTGAGTGGCATCAGACCAGGCCTCGGTCCGGAAACCCCTCTCATCCAACCCTCCAGGGCCGGGAAAAGTTTAGGGGCAACAACCTTCCGTCGCATCGCGCCAAAAGTGCCGCCTGGATCAGATCAGTCCTCTTCTTCGTCTGCGGGGGATGCTGCTGAACGGCCGTCTCTAACCAGAGCTTCTGAGGATGTTATGTCCAAGTGCAAGAAAGCAGCTGCTGAAGACCATGTGCTGCTGGTGGAAGGGGAGAAGAAATACGCCTGCAAAATCTGCTGTAAGACCTTCATGAACCTGACTGACTGTAAGAAACATATTCGtgtccacacaggagaaaagccCTATCCCTGTCCAAAGTGTGGCAAACGCTTCAGCCAGTCCTCCCATCTGTATAAGCACTCGAAAAACACCTGCCTACACTGGAAAGACGATCAGTTATTCCCGGATACCCTGCTGTAA
- the tomm5 gene encoding mitochondrial import receptor subunit TOM5 homolog, which produces MFKLEGLGPKMDPEEMKKKMRQDVISSLRNFLIYVALLRATPYVLKKLDSI; this is translated from the exons ATGTTTAAGCTGGAAGGACTCGGGCCTAAAATGGACCCAgaagagatgaagaagaaaatgcgACAAGATGTCATCTCGTCTTTACGAAACTTTCTTATTTACGTCGCCCTTCTCAGAGCCA CCCCGTATGTGTTGAAGAAGCTGGACAGCATATGA